A portion of the Manihot esculenta cultivar AM560-2 chromosome 2, M.esculenta_v8, whole genome shotgun sequence genome contains these proteins:
- the LOC110610023 gene encoding uncharacterized protein LOC110610023, whose translation MDLREDSSRFGGLPVTTSRNMSSSSSAFFSANQSPFFSPRSPTCQISESARSDAQCDSAHLSGNPLNFGSGNLVPASLANVRDVLSDMSRDPVSEIGTDFQNLDRLLSSTGISNSSPYSISYAHDNGYSGFREKRRKHGRGHETSGTPVSIPLSCNRLSCDIFIGVHGRKPSLLRFANWLRAELEVQGMSCFLSDRARCRNSRKHEIIERAMDVSSFGIIVLTKKSFRNPYTIEELRFFASKKNLVPIFFDLTPDDCLVRDIVEKRGELWEKHGGELWLLYGGLEKEWKEAINGLSQVDECKLEAHEGNWRDCILRAVTLLAMKLGRRSVVDRLAKWREKVDKEEFPFPRNENFIGRKKELSELEFILFGDVSGDSERDYFELKARPRRKNLMAGWSKSGLIEEKRREQKLGNGAKKGKEPVVWKESEKEIEMQSTEFSHRQRQVRPKGGGRYARRKRSTKIVYGKGIACVSGEPGIGKTELLLEFAYRYQQRYKMVLWIGGESKYIRHNYLNLCSFLEVDVGVENFSEKGRIKSFEEQEEEAICRVRKELMRNIPFLVVIDNLESEKDWWDHKLIMDLLPRFGGETHIIISTRLPRVMNLEPLKLSYLSGVEAMCLMQGSGKDYSIAEIDALRVIEEKVGRSTLGLAIVGAILSELPINPSRLLDTINRMPSREMSWSGRDAQALRSNIFILQLFELCFSIFDHADGPRSLANRMVQASGWFAPAAIPISLLALAAKKIPQKHRGARLWRKLLHSFCGLTSSYIKRSEAEASSMLLRFNIARSSTKQGYLYVNELVKLYVCKRGAATGAQAMVQAVISRGSIFHHSEHMWAACFLLFGFGNEPKATELKVSELLYLVREVVLPLAIWTFITFSRCNAALELLRLCTDALEAEDQAFVTPVEKWLDKSLCWRPIQTNAQLYPYLWQELALLRATVLETRAKLMLRGGQFSVGDDLIRKAIFIRTSVCGDDHPDTVSARETLSRLTRHLANVQIYTSP comes from the coding sequence ATGGATCTCCGAGAAGACAGCTCTAGATTTGGTGGGTTACCAGTAACAACTTCAAGGAATATGTCATCATCATCTTCAGCATTCTTTTCAGCAAACCAGTCACCTTTCTTCTCTCCAAGATCACCAACTTGTCAAATATCAGAATCAGCAAGGTCAGATGCTCAATGTGACAGTGCTCATTTGAGTGGCAATCCCCTTAACTTTGGTTCTGGAAATCTAGTACCAGCATCTCTAGCAAACGTTCGAGATGTCTTATCAGACATGTCAAGGGATCCAGTTTCTGAAATTGGAACTGATTTCCAGAACTTAGATCGATTATTGTCCTCAACTGGCATTTCTAACAGCTCACCGTATAGCATTAGCTATGCCCATGACAATGGTTATTCTGGGTTCAGGGAGAAGCGCAGAAAGCATGGACGAGGCCATGAAACATCAGGTACTCCAGTGTCAATACCCCTTTCCTGTAACAGACTGAGCTGTGACATCTTCATAGGTGTCCATGGTCGAAAACCTTCATTGCTAAGGTTTGCTAATTGGCTCCGTGCTGAATTGGAGGTTCAAGGGATGAGTTGTTTTCTTTCTGACAGAGCTCGATGTAGGAACTCGCGGAAACATGAAATCATTGAGAGGGCAATGGATGTTTCTTCTTTTGGCATTATTGTCTTGACAAAGAAGTCTTTTAGGAACCCATATACTATTGAGGAACTGAGGTTTTTCGCAAGCAAGAAGAATTTGGTGCCAATATTCTTTGATTTGACTCCAGATGATTGCCTAGTAAGGGACATAGTTGAGAAGAGAggagagttgtgggaaaaacatgGAGGTGAGCTATGGCTTTTATATGGTGGACTTGAGAAGGAGTGGAAAGAAGCAATTAATGGTCTTTCTCAAGTTGATGAGTGCAAATTGGAAGCTCACGAAGGTAACTGGAGAGATTGCATTCTGAGGGCTGTCACACTCTTGGCAATGAAATTGGGAAGGAGAAGTGTTGTAGATCGGCTGGCTAAGTGGAGAGAGAAGGTGGATAAAGAAGAATTCCCTTTCCCTCGAAATGAGAATTTCATTGGAAGGAAGAAAGAATTGTCAGAATTGGAGTTCATACTTTTTGGTGATGTTAGTGGAGATTCAGAAAGAGACTATTTTGAGCTAAAGGCAAGACCTAGGAGAAAAAATTTAATGGCTGGATGGAGCAAGAGCGGTTTAATCGAGGAAAAACGAAGGGAGCAAAAATTGGGGAATGGAGCTAAGAAAGGCAAGGAACCAGTTGTATGGAAGGAATCTGAAAAGGAGATTGAGATGCAAAGCACAGAATTTTCTCATAGGCAACGCCAAGTGAGACCAAAAGGTGGTGGGCGTTATGCAAGGAGAAAAAGATCAACAAAAATCGTGTATGGGAAAGGGATTGCTTGTGTGTCAGGAGAGCCAGGAATTGGCAAAACAGAACTGCTTCTGGAATTTGCTTATAGATATCAACAGAGGTATAAAATGGTTTTATGGATTGGAGGAGAAAGCAAGTATATTAGGCATAATTATCTGAACCTGTGTTCATTTTTAGAAGTTGATGTCGGGGTTGAGAATTTCTCAGAGAAAGGAAGGATAAAAAGCTTTGAGGAGCAAGAAGAGGAAGCTATTTGTAGAGTTCGGAAAGAGCTCATGAGAAATATACCATTTTTGGTGGTGATTGATAATTTGGAGAGTGAAAAGGATTGGTGGGATCACAAACTTATAATGGATCTTCTTCCCCGCTTTGGTGGAGAGACCCACATCATAATATCCACACGGCTCCCTCGTGTGATGAACTTGGAACCCTTGAAACTCTCTTACTTATCAGGGGTTGAGGCAATGTGTTTAATGCAGGGAAGTGGGAAAGACTATTCAATTGCAGAAATTGATGCCCTTAGGGTTATTGAGGAGAAAGTAGGAAGATCAACTTTGGGCCTTGCAATAGTAGGAGCAATTTTATCTGAGCTTCCTATAAATCCTAGCAGGCTATTGGACACCATAAATAGAATGCCGTCGAGGGAGATGTCATGGAGTGGCAGGGACGCTCAAGCATTGAGGAGCAATATTTTCATATTGCAGTTGTTTGAGCTATGTTTCTCAATATTTGATCATGCAGATGGGCCGAGGAGTTTGGCAAACAGGATGGTCCAAGCTAGTGGTTGGTTCGCACCAGCTGCTATTCCTATTTCTCTATTAGCCCTAGCTGCAAAAAAGATACCCCAGAAGCATAGGGGGGCACGGTTATGGAGAAAATTATTGCATTCCTTTTGTGGTCTCACTTCATCATACATCAAAAGGTCAGAAGCAGAAGCATCCTCCATGTTATTGAGATTTAATATTGCAAGAAGTAGCACCAAGCAGGGCTATCTCTATGTCAATGAGCTTGTTAAGCTCTATGTGTGTAAGAGAGGAGCTGCTACAGGTGCACAGGCTATGGTTCAAGCTGTCATCAGTCGTGGGTCCATATTCCACCATTCAGAACATATGTGGGCAGCATGTTTCTTGTTATTTGGTTTTGGCAATGAACCAAAAGCCACTGAATTGAAGGTGTCGGAGTTGTTGTACCTTGTCAGAGAAGTGGTTTTGCCTCTTGCAATCTGGACATTCATTACATTCTCTCGGTGCAATGCTGCTCTGGAGCTCCTTCGACTATGCACTGATGCTTTGGAAGCAGAAGACCAAGCATTTGTTACCCCAGTTGAGAAGTGGTTGGACAAATCACTTTGTTGGAGGCCTATCCAGACTAATGCTCAGTTGTATCCGTACCTTTGGCAGGAGCTAGCACTATTAAGAGCCACTGTACTGGAAACTAGGGCAAAGCTCATGCTGAGAGGGGGGCAGTTTAGTGTGGGTGATGATTTAATAAGGAAAGCTATTTTTATTAGGACTTCAGTTTGTGGTGATGATCATCCAGACACTGTATCTGCTCGCGAGACTCTAAGCAGACTCACCAGGCATCTTGCGAATGTTCAAATTTACACTTCACCATAA
- the LOC110609204 gene encoding ubiquitin-conjugating enzyme E2 4 isoform X1, with product MSSPSKRREMDLMKLMMSDYKVEMVNDGMQEFYVEFNGPKDSPYQGGVWRIRVELPDAYPYKSPSIGFVNKIYHPNVDEMSGSVCLDVINQTWSPMFGKMTASFFSAYSLCASYLVNVFEVFLPQLLLYPNPSDPLNGEAAALMMRDRSAYEQRVKEYCEKYAKPEDVGAKQEEKSSDEELSDDEYGSEDEQVAGKADP from the exons ATGTCTTCTCCAAGCAAACGCCGGGAGATGGATTTGATGAAACT GATGATGAGTGATTACAAGGTGGAGATGGTCAATGATGGCATGCAAGAGTTTTATGTGGAATTCAACGGACCAAAAGACA GTCCTTATCAGGGAGGGGTGTGGAGGATAAGAGTAGAACTGCCTGATGCATATCCTTATAAATCTCCATCAATTGGCTTTGTCAACAAGATCTATCACCCAAATGTTGATGAAAT GTCAGGTTCAGTTTGTTTAGATGTTATCAACCAAACTTGGAGCCCCATGTTTGGTAAAATGACTGCATCATTTTTTTCTGCATATAGTTTATGCGCTTCAT ATCTGGTAAATGTATTTGAAGTTTTCCTTCCTCAGCTTCTTTTGTATCCTAATCCATCTGATCCATTGAATGGAGAAGCTGCTGCTCTCATGATGCGTGATCGCTCCGCTTATGAACAAAGAGTGAAAG AATACTGTGAGAAATATGCAAAACCAGAGGATGTTGGGGCCAAACAGGAAGAAAAATCAAGTGATGAGGAGCTGAGTGATGATGAATATGGCTCCGAGGATGAGCAAGTTGCTGGCAAAGCTGATCCTTAA
- the LOC110609204 gene encoding ubiquitin-conjugating enzyme E2 4 isoform X2 yields MSSPSKRREMDLMKLMMSDYKVEMVNDGMQEFYVEFNGPKDSPYQGGVWRIRVELPDAYPYKSPSIGFVNKIYHPNVDEMSGSVCLDVINQTWSPMFDLVNVFEVFLPQLLLYPNPSDPLNGEAAALMMRDRSAYEQRVKEYCEKYAKPEDVGAKQEEKSSDEELSDDEYGSEDEQVAGKADP; encoded by the exons ATGTCTTCTCCAAGCAAACGCCGGGAGATGGATTTGATGAAACT GATGATGAGTGATTACAAGGTGGAGATGGTCAATGATGGCATGCAAGAGTTTTATGTGGAATTCAACGGACCAAAAGACA GTCCTTATCAGGGAGGGGTGTGGAGGATAAGAGTAGAACTGCCTGATGCATATCCTTATAAATCTCCATCAATTGGCTTTGTCAACAAGATCTATCACCCAAATGTTGATGAAAT GTCAGGTTCAGTTTGTTTAGATGTTATCAACCAAACTTGGAGCCCCATGTTTG ATCTGGTAAATGTATTTGAAGTTTTCCTTCCTCAGCTTCTTTTGTATCCTAATCCATCTGATCCATTGAATGGAGAAGCTGCTGCTCTCATGATGCGTGATCGCTCCGCTTATGAACAAAGAGTGAAAG AATACTGTGAGAAATATGCAAAACCAGAGGATGTTGGGGCCAAACAGGAAGAAAAATCAAGTGATGAGGAGCTGAGTGATGATGAATATGGCTCCGAGGATGAGCAAGTTGCTGGCAAAGCTGATCCTTAA
- the LOC110609205 gene encoding ubiquitin-conjugating enzyme E2 4 — protein MSSPSKRREMDLMKLMMSDHKVEVINDGTQEFYVEFNGPKDSPYQGGVWRIRVELPDAYPYKSPSIGFVNKIYHPNVDEISGSVCLDVINQTWSPMFDLVNVFEVFLPQLLLYPNPSDPLNGEAAALMMRDRAAYEQRVKEYSEKYAKPEDAGAKQEEKSSDEELSDDEYGSEDEQVAGKADP, from the exons ATGTCTTCTCCAAGCAAACGCCGGGAGATGGATTTGATGAAAct GATGATGAGTGATCACAAGGTGGAGGTGATCAATGATGGCACGCAAGAGTTTTATGTGGAATTCAATGGACCAAAAGACA GTCCTTATCAAGGAGGGGTGTGGAGGATAAGAGTAGAACTGCCAGATGCATATCCTTATAAATCTCCATCAATTGGCTTTGTCAACAAGATCTATCACCCAAACGTTGATGAAAT TTCAGGTTCAGTTTGTTTAGATGTTATCAACCAAACTTGGAGCCCCATGTTTG ATCTGGTAAACGTATTTGAAGTTTTCCTTCCTCAGCTTCTTTTGTATCCTAATCCATCTGATCCATTGAATGGAGAAGCTGCTGCTCTCATGATGCGTGATCGCGCCGCATATGAACAAAGAGTGAAAG AATACTCTGAGAAATATGCAAAACCAGAGGATGCTGGGGCCAAACAGGAAGAAAAATCAAGTGATGAGGAGCTGAGTGATGATGAATATGGCTCCGAGGATGAGCAAGTTGCTGGCAAAGCTGATCCTTAG